GGGCGCGTGGGCCGGCGGCACCACAGACAAGGCCGGCGTCCGGGCCGAGAAGGCGGCCACCGACGCCGTGACCGTCCTGCGCGAGCGGGCGGGGAGGCTGCTGCGGAAATGAGCGACCACATGCTTGAGGCAGTCCCCGACGACAACCGCCGACAGGTCCTCTACTGGCGGCTGCTGGCCCGCCTCTTCGACCCCGAGGAGCAGCCCGGCCTGGAATCGGCGAGCCTCGCCGTCGTCGAGGACATCGGCCTGCCGCCCGCCCTGCTGGACCCGCAGACCGCCGTCGACTCCATCGTGCAACGCCACCCCGAACTGGCGGCGGAATTAGAGGGGTTGATGGTCCCCGAGACCAAGACCGACACCGACAGTCCGGCTGACGATGACGATGACGATGACGGCGACGCGCGGGATCGTGCGGCGGAGGTGCGACGCGCGGCGCTCGTGTCCAAGGTGCTGCTGAACGTCTTCGCCACCGGCTCCGGAGCCGTCGGCGCCGGGCAGTTGGCCCGCTGGCAGAGCGACGCCGGCTGGCTGGAGCGCGCGCTCGGCTGCCGGCCGGGTGAGCTGCGCGGCGGTCGGGGCCCGACCGCCGACGCCGGCGGACCCGGCCCCGCCATCGGCCCGGAACTCGGCGCCATCGAGGCGGACCTCGTCCGGCGCATGCACCTGCGCGAAGTGCTCGCCGACCCCGAGCTCGCCGCACGGCTCACCCCGAGCATGTCGCTCATCGAACAGCTGCTGCGCGACAAGAACAACCTCTCCGGTGTCGCCCTGGCCAACGCCAAGGCCCTGATCCGCCGTTTCGTCGACGAGGTCGCCGAAGTGCTGCGCACCCAGGTGGAGAAGGCCACGGTCGGCGCGATCGACCGCTCGATCCCGCCCAAGCGCGTGTACCGCAACCTCGACCTCGACCGGACCATCTGGAAGAACCTCACCAACTACAGCCCCGAAGAGGAACGCCTCTACGTCGACCGCCTCTACTACCGCCACACCGCCCGCAGGACGACACCGCAGCGGCTGATCGTGGTCGTGGACCAGTCGGGCTCGATGGTCGACTCCATGGTCAACTGCACCATCCTGGCCTCGATCTTCGCCGGCCTGCCGAAGGTGGACGTCCACCTGATCGCGTACGACACCCGCGCGATCGACCTCACCCCCTGGGTGAACGAGCCGTTCGAGGTGCTGCTGCGCACCAAGCTGGGCGGGGGCAACGACGGTCCGGTCGCCATGGCCATGGCCCGGCCGAAGATCGCCGAGCCCAAGAACACCGCGATGGTGTGGATCTCGGACTTCTACGAGTTCGGCCGATCGCAGCCGTTGTTCGAGGGCATCGAGGAAGTCCACCGCTCCGGCGTGAAGTTCATCCCGGTCGGCTCGGTGACCAGCTCCGGGCGGCAGGAGGTCAACCCCTGGTTCCGGGAGCGGTTCAAGACCCTCGGCACACCGGTGATCTCCGGTCACATCAACAAGCTCGTCCACGAACTCAAGACGTTCCTCACCTGAGACCTCTCGCTCGCCCACCCGAGGCACCCCCGTCACGAGCCCCTGAGACCCTCCTTACCAGCACCTTTACGAGAAAGGCCCCGCCATGTCCGACCTCCTGCGCGCCCCCGCCGAGTTCAAGTACGCCGAGGAACTCGACTGGCTGGAGTCCGTCGACGACAACCCCAAGCCCTTCTCCTGGCGGCTGTCCCCGAAGATGGTCCGCCTGTTCATCCTCGGTTCCGAGCGCGCCGACGGACTCGACCGGGAGATCGCCCCGAAGTGGTTCGGCGACCGCAGCTTCGTCGAGCGCTCCATCGTCACCCTCGCCTCCGACCGAGGCCTGCTGCTCATCGGCGACCCCGGCACCGGCAAGAGCTGGCTCGCCGAGCTGCTGTCGGCCGCGATCTCCCGCAACTCCACGCTGGTCGTGCAGGGCACGGCGGGCACCACCGAGGACCACATCAAGTACTCGTGGAACGTCTCGATGGTCATCGCCAAGGGCCAGTCGCGCGAGTCGATGATCCCCTCGCCGATCATGACCGCGATGGAGTCCGGCGCGATCGGCCGCTTCGAGGAACTCACCCGCTCCACCAGCGACGTCCAGGACGCGCTGATCTCGATCCTGTCCGAGAAGTACATCTCGGTCCCGGAGCTGGGCAGCGACCAGGACAGCGACAACATCGTGTTCGCCAAGCCCGGCTTCTCCGTCATCGCCACCGCCAACAGCCGCGACCGGGGCGTCAACGACCTCTCCTCGGCGCTCAAGCGCCGTTTCAACTTCGTCCGCATCCCGGTGGTGACGAACAAGAAGAGCGAGGCGGAGATCGTCCGCTTCCGCACCGAGGAACTGCTGCGCCGCCACCAGATCGAGCTGGACGTCCCGCCCACCCTGCTGGACGTGCTGCTGCAGAGCTTCGCCGACCTGCGCGCCTCCTCGG
The Streptomyces sp. NBC_01485 genome window above contains:
- a CDS encoding VWA domain-containing protein, with product MLEAVPDDNRRQVLYWRLLARLFDPEEQPGLESASLAVVEDIGLPPALLDPQTAVDSIVQRHPELAAELEGLMVPETKTDTDSPADDDDDDDGDARDRAAEVRRAALVSKVLLNVFATGSGAVGAGQLARWQSDAGWLERALGCRPGELRGGRGPTADAGGPGPAIGPELGAIEADLVRRMHLREVLADPELAARLTPSMSLIEQLLRDKNNLSGVALANAKALIRRFVDEVAEVLRTQVEKATVGAIDRSIPPKRVYRNLDLDRTIWKNLTNYSPEEERLYVDRLYYRHTARRTTPQRLIVVVDQSGSMVDSMVNCTILASIFAGLPKVDVHLIAYDTRAIDLTPWVNEPFEVLLRTKLGGGNDGPVAMAMARPKIAEPKNTAMVWISDFYEFGRSQPLFEGIEEVHRSGVKFIPVGSVTSSGRQEVNPWFRERFKTLGTPVISGHINKLVHELKTFLT
- a CDS encoding ATP-binding protein encodes the protein MSDLLRAPAEFKYAEELDWLESVDDNPKPFSWRLSPKMVRLFILGSERADGLDREIAPKWFGDRSFVERSIVTLASDRGLLLIGDPGTGKSWLAELLSAAISRNSTLVVQGTAGTTEDHIKYSWNVSMVIAKGQSRESMIPSPIMTAMESGAIGRFEELTRSTSDVQDALISILSEKYISVPELGSDQDSDNIVFAKPGFSVIATANSRDRGVNDLSSALKRRFNFVRIPVVTNKKSEAEIVRFRTEELLRRHQIELDVPPTLLDVLLQSFADLRASSAAAGSDDEKLESALSTAEQIGVLEDAILHGTFFGERALTAHALASSLVGSLARREPEDLAILNKYLHGVVEPRSKEEGGSWPEFLQGGRDAIANLS